The nucleotide sequence TGCTCGACACCGAACCGCTGCTCCTCGTCGATGATGACGAGCCCGAGGTCTTTGAACGTCATGCCGTCGGTGAGGATCCGGTGGGTGCCGATCACGATGTCGACGGTGCCGTCGGCGATTCCCGCGATGGTCTCCTTCGACTCCTTCGCCGTCTGGAACCGGCTGAGGGCCCGCAGGTGCACGGGGAACCCGGCGAAGCGCTCGGCGAAGGTCTCCATGTGCTGCCGGACCAGCAGGGTGGTCGGGACGAGCATGGCGACCTGCTTGCCGTCCTGGACGGCCTTGAACGCGGCGCGGATCGCGACCTCGGTCTTGCCGTAGCCGACGTCGCCCGAGATCAGACGGTCCATCGGGATCGGCCGCTCCATGTCGGCCTTGATCTCGTCGATCGTGGTGAGCTGGTCGGGCGTCTCGGCGAACGGGAAGGCCTCTTCGAGCTCGCGCTGCCAGGGCGTGTCGGGGCCGAACGCGTGGCCCTTGGACGCCATCCGCGCCGAGTAGAGCTTGACCAGCTCGACGGCGATGTCGCGGACGGCCTTCCGGGCCTTGCCCTTCGCCTGCGACCAGTCGCTTCCGCCCATCTTCGACAGCTTGGGCGCCTCGCCGCCGACGTAGCGGCTGAGCAGGTCGAGCTGGTCGGTCGGCACGTAGAGGCGGTCGCCGGCCTGACCGCGCTTCGAGGGCGCGTACTCGAGCACGAGGTACTCGCGGCTGTGCTTGACCGGGTTGCGGCCGCCCGTCGACACCTCGCGGCTGGTCAGCTCGAGGAACCGCCCGATGCCGTGGGTCGAGTGGACGACGATGTCGCCGGTCTTGAGCTGCAGCGGGTCGACCACGTTCTTCCGGCGCGAGGCGAGCTTCTTCACCTGCCGCGACTCGTACCCGGCGGCACGACCGAAGAAGTCGGTCTCGCTGAGCACCGCGACCTTGACCGCCGGCACCTCGAACCCGGCCTCGATGCCGCCGGCGACGAGGTGGACGACACCCGGCTCGAGCTCGTCGGGCAGCGCGTCCTCGAGGCGGGCGGCGACGCCGGCCTCGCTCAGCACGTCGCGGGCGCGCTCGACGAGCCCCGCGCCGCGGGCGGTGACGACGATGCTCCAGCCGTCGGCCGCGAGCTGAGTCACGTGGGCGACGGCCCCCTCGGCATTGCCCGAGTAGCTCGGCACGGTCTCGGCGTCGACCCGCACGTAGTCGCCGGCGGCGTCGACGCGGTCGGCGTCGGTCATCGACTCGGCCTCGGCCGCGGCGAGCCCCGAGTCGAAGGTGCTCATGGTCCACCACGTGCGATCGCCGGCGCGCTCACGGAGGTCGCGCGGCGTGAGGAAGTCACCCGAGTCGAGGTCGATCGGAGCCTGCGCTCCGGCCGTCGCCGCGCTCCACGCCGCCTCGAGGAACTCGCGGTTCGTCTCGGCCAGGCTCTGCGCGCGCGACACCACCCTCTCGGGCGAGAGCACGGCGATGGCGCAGGATGCCGGGAGGTAGCTCGTCACGGGCACCAGCCGGTGCACGAGCGCCGGCGCCAGAGACTCCATGCCCTCGACCGGGATGCCCTCGCCGATCTTCTCGAGCATCTGCGAGAGGTTCGGGAACTCGTGCTGCATCTCGCGCGCCCGCTGCCGGACGCTCTCGGTGAGCAGCATCTCGCGGCTCGGCGGCAGCTCGACGGTGTCGACCGCGGCGTCGAGGCTGCGCTGGTCGGCGACCGAGAAGAGTCGGATCCCGTCGACCTCGTCGCCGAAGAAGTCGACGCGCACGGGGTGCTCGTTGGTGGGCGGGAACACGTCGAGGATCCCGCCGCGCACGGCGAACTCGCCGCGGCGGGTGACCATGTCGACGCGTGCGTAGGCGAGGTCGACGAGGCTCGACGCGATCGACCCGAGGTCGTAGCCGCGGTGGCCGGTGGTGAGCACGACGGGGTCGATGTCGGCGAGGTTGTCGCTGATCGGCTGGAGGGCCGCCCGGACGCCGGCCACGACGACGAGGTGGCGCTCCTGCGCGCTGGTCGCAGGATCCGACGTGGCGCGTGACCACGCCGCGAGCCTCCGCAGCGCGTGGATCCGCTTGCCGACCGTCTCGGCGCTCGGGCTGAGGCGCTCGTGCGGCAGGGTCTCCCATGCGGGGAACTCGACGATCTCGGCGTCGGGGAGATAGCTCGCCAGAGCGGTGCGGACCGACTCGGACTCGCGGCCGGTGGCGGTGATGACCAGGGCCGCCTGCGGGGCGCCGTCGGCGTCGACAGAGCGACGCTCGAGGAGGGACGCCAGCAGGGGGACGCGGAGTCCGTCGACGAGCGAAAAGTCACTCGAGCGTTCCGCCTGCAGAAGGGCCGCGTCGAACGTGGAGGCGCGCGAAAGCGCAGGAAGCAAGCCCTGGAGTATCACTCGCACAAGTGTACGGGCCGCCTCTGACAGGCGGTCGCGGGCCTCAGCCGGCGGTATGGAACTTGAGCTGCGCGGCGGTGAGCCCGTCGGTCGCGATCATCTCGACCGCGTCGGCCGCCTCGTCGAGGAGGTTGGGGAGCGTCTTGCGCTCGGTCGACGAGAAGTCCTGCAGCACGAAGTCGGCGGCGTTCTGCCGCCCGGGCGGCCGACCGATGCCGACGCGCACGCGCGTGAAGTCGTTCGAGCCGGTCGCGGCGATGATGTCGCGCAGACCGTTGTGGCCCCCGTGGCCGCCGCCCCGCTTGATCTTCAGGGTGTCGAACGGGATGTCGAGCTCGTCGTGCACGACGATGATCCGCGACACGTCGAGATCGTAGTAGCGCAGCAGGGCCGCGACGGGCGGACCGGAGACGTTCATGAACGTCGTCGGCTTCGCCAGGACGAAGCGGGGGCCGCCGGGGAAGCTGCGCCCCTCGGCGACCGTCGCCTGCGTCTTGTGCGTCTTGAAGCCCGACTGCATCCGGTCGGCGAGCAGGGCGAGGACCATCTGGCCCACGTTGTGACGGGTGGAGGCGTAGCCGGACCCGGGGTTGCCGAGTCCGACCACGAGCCATCGCGTGTCGTCCAGGGGACGCTCCTTCTGCTGCTGACCGTGTGGCCGAGTTACTCGGCGGACTCGTCCTCAGCGGCCTCGGTGGCCTCCTCGGCTGCGGTCTCCTCCTCGTCGGAGGCGGCGACCTCGGCACGCGGCAGCGTGACGTTGACCACGAGGGTCTCGGGGTCGTTCACGAGCTTCGCGCCGCGGGGCAGCTCGACGGCGCCCGCGTGGATCTGAGCGCCGTCCTCCAGGCCCTCGATCGAGACGACGACGCGCTCGGGGATGTGGGTGGCCTCGACGTCGAGCAGGAGCGAGTTCGCCTCGACGATGTGGATGGTGCCGGCGAACGACTCGCCCTCGATGTGCACGGGCACCTCGACCTCGACGCGCTCGCCGGCGCGGACGACGATGAGGTCGATGTGCTCGATGATCTGGCGCACCGGGTCGCGCTGGATGTCCTTCACGAGGGCGAGCTGGTGCGTGCCCTCGATGTCCAGCGAGAGCACCGAGTTGGCGCGACGCGTGATGAGCATCGTCTCGTGGCCGGGAAGCGTGAGGTGCACGGGGTCGGTGCCGTGACCGTAGAGGACGGCGGGGATCTTGTCGGCGGCGCGGATCTTGCGCGCGGCGCCCTTGCCGAAGCTCGTGCGCTTCTCGACGGACAGTTTGTTGTCGGTGGCGTCAGCCATGGGTGTCTCCTTGACGTGTGTAGAGAGGGAATGCCCTCGGGGATTCAACTCGAACGCTGCGCCGTCTGGGTGGACCAGCACGGCGCGTGCCAGCGTGAGGAAAGACCAGGAGGATGCTCACGCACTCGCTGCCTAACCACCGCGTCGATCACGGGTCGCACACCGCAGGGCGGCGCGAACCCCTCGCCGAAGTTCAAGGGAAGAGTCTACATGGGGTGAACGCAGGGTGAGAACCCCGTGCCAGGGACCGTAACGACCTGGATGCCGTCCCGGCCGCGTCGCTAGATTGGCGGCAACGAACGTTAAGGAGGCACCGTGGCCGAACACGGAACAGAAGCGAAGGCGAACATCGGCGTGGTCGGCCTGGCCGTGATGGGGTCGAACCTGGCCCGCAACCTCGCCAGCCGCGAGGGCAACACGGTCGCGGTCTACAACCGCTCCCCCGAGCGCACCGACCTTCTCATGAAGGAGCACGGCGACGTCGGCTTCATCGCGTCGAAGACGATCGAGGACTTCGCGGCGTCACTGTCGAAGCCGCGCACCGCGATCATCATGGTGCAGGCCGGGAAGGGCACCGACGCCGTCATCGAGCAGCTCTCGGGCCTGTTCGAGGAGGGCGACATCATCGTCGACGGCGGCAACGCGAACTTCCACGACACCATCCGCCGCGAGCACGACCTCCGCGAGAAGGGCCTCAACTTCGTCGGCACCGGCATCTCGGGCGGCGAGGAGGGCGCACTCAAGGGGCCGTCGATCATGCCGGGCGGGTCGGCTCAGGCGTGGGAGACCCTCGGCCCGATCCTGAAGTCCATCGCCGCGGTCGCCGAGGGCGAGCCGTGCGTGACCCACGTCGGCACCGACGGCGCCGGGCACTTCGTGAAGATGATCCACAACGGCATCGAGTACGCCGACATGCAGCTCATCGCCGAGTCGTACGACCTGCTGCGCCGCATCGGCGGCCACGAGCCGGCCGCGATCGCGGGCGTGTTCGAGGAGTGGAACAAGGGCGCCCTCGAGTCGTACCTCATCGAGATCACCGCCGAGGTGCTCCGTCAGGTCGACGCGAAGACTGGCAAGCCTCTCGTCGACGTCATCGTCGACGAGGCCGGCTCGAAGGGCACCGGCGTGTGGACCGTGCAGAACTCGGTCGGGCTCGGCGTGCCCGTCGGCGGCATCGCCGAGGCCGTCTTCGCGCGGGCCGTGTCGTCGAAGCCCGACCAGCGCGCCGCGGTGCAGAAGGTCGTCACCTCCCGCCCCGAGATCCAGGAGTCGGGCGACGGCTTCGAGGACGACGTGCAGAAGGCCCTCTACGCCTCGAAGATCGTCGCCTACGCGCAGGGCTTCGACGCCATCATCGCCGGCGCGAAAGAATACGGCTGGAACATCGACAAGGGCGCGATCGCGAAGATCTGGCGCGGCGGCTGCATCATCCGCGCCCAATTCCTGAACCGCATCGTCGACGCCTACGAGAACGACGCGAGCATCGCGACGCTCCTCGAGGACGAGTACTTCGCGAAGGCGATCGCCGACGGTGAGGAGGCATGGCGCAGGATCGTGGCGAAGGCCGCGCTCTCCGGAATCCCCGTGCCCGGGTTCTCGTCCGCCCTCGCGTACTACGACTCGCTCGCGTCGGAGCGCCTGCCCGCCTCGCTCATCCAGGGGCAGCGCGACTTCTTCGGCGCCCACACCTACAAGCGCATCGACTCCGACAAGACGTTCCACACGCTCTGGTCGGACGACCGCACCGAGGTCGAGCAGGACCCGTCGACCCACTAACCCCACACCTGCGACAAAACGCGACACCTGCGACGTTTCCGAGCGTCGCAGGTGTCGCGTTTTGTCGCAGAAGGAAGGGGTCAGACGCGGGCGAGGAGCTCGGCCGAGGCACGACCGGCCTCGCGGGCGAGCTCCTGCTCGTCGGCGAGCGTCAGCGACCCCTCGTCGACGACGCGCTCGCCGCCCACCCAGAGCCCGGCGAGGGGCGGCATCGCCGCGAGTCCGAGGGTCGCGACAGGGTCGGCGATTCCGGCGAACTCCACGCCGTCGATGCGCCAGAGCGCGAGGTCGGCGAGCTTCCCGACCTCCAGGGAGCCGAGGTCGGTCTGACGCCCGAGCACTCGCGCGCCGCCGATCGTCGCGATCCTGAGCCCATCGCGCACCGAGAAGCCGTCGGCGCCGGCCCGCAGGCGGTTCATGAGCACGGCCTGGCGGATCTCGGTGCCGAGCTGGCCCGACTCGTTCGAGGCCGACCCGTCGACTCCGAGGCCGACGGGCGCCCCGGCGGCGAGCAGCTGCGGGATGGGCGCGATGCCGGCGGCGAGCCGCGCGTTCGACGACGGGCAGTGGGCCGTGCCCGTGCCCGTCGCGCCGAAGCGGGCGATCGCGTGCTCGTCGAGGTGCACGCTGTGAGCCATCCAGACGTCGTCGCCGAGCCAGCCGAGGTCTTCGAGGTACTGCGTCGGGGTCTTGCCGAAGCGCTCCTGGCAGAAGGCGTCCTCTTCGATCGTCTCGGAGCCGTGGGTGTGCAGGCGCACCCCGAGCTGCCGGCCGAGCACGGCGGCCTCGCGAAGCAGGTCGCCGGTGACCGAGAATGGCGAGCAGGGCGCGATGGCGATCTGCACCTTCGCGTCGGGCGACGGGTCGTGGTACTTCGCGACGGCCTCCGCCGAGGCCTCGAGGGCGGCCGAGGTGGTCTCGACGGCGAAGTCCGGCGGCAGCCCGCCCTGCGACCGCCCGAGGTCCATCGACCCGCGTGTGCCGTGCAAGCGGACGCCGACGGTGCCGGCCGAGCGGACGATGCCGCCGAGGATGTCGCCCGATCCCTGGGGGAACACGTAGTGGTGGTCGGCGACGGTGGTGCAGCCGG is from Frondihabitans australicus and encodes:
- the mfd gene encoding transcription-repair coupling factor; this encodes MILQGLLPALSRASTFDAALLQAERSSDFSLVDGLRVPLLASLLERRSVDADGAPQAALVITATGRESESVRTALASYLPDAEIVEFPAWETLPHERLSPSAETVGKRIHALRRLAAWSRATSDPATSAQERHLVVVAGVRAALQPISDNLADIDPVVLTTGHRGYDLGSIASSLVDLAYARVDMVTRRGEFAVRGGILDVFPPTNEHPVRVDFFGDEVDGIRLFSVADQRSLDAAVDTVELPPSREMLLTESVRQRAREMQHEFPNLSQMLEKIGEGIPVEGMESLAPALVHRLVPVTSYLPASCAIAVLSPERVVSRAQSLAETNREFLEAAWSAATAGAQAPIDLDSGDFLTPRDLRERAGDRTWWTMSTFDSGLAAAEAESMTDADRVDAAGDYVRVDAETVPSYSGNAEGAVAHVTQLAADGWSIVVTARGAGLVERARDVLSEAGVAARLEDALPDELEPGVVHLVAGGIEAGFEVPAVKVAVLSETDFFGRAAGYESRQVKKLASRRKNVVDPLQLKTGDIVVHSTHGIGRFLELTSREVSTGGRNPVKHSREYLVLEYAPSKRGQAGDRLYVPTDQLDLLSRYVGGEAPKLSKMGGSDWSQAKGKARKAVRDIAVELVKLYSARMASKGHAFGPDTPWQRELEEAFPFAETPDQLTTIDEIKADMERPIPMDRLISGDVGYGKTEVAIRAAFKAVQDGKQVAMLVPTTLLVRQHMETFAERFAGFPVHLRALSRFQTAKESKETIAGIADGTVDIVIGTHRILTDGMTFKDLGLVIIDEEQRFGVEHKDQLKKLKTNVDILAMSATPIPRTLEMAVTGIREMSTLATPPEDRHPILTFVGPNSERQIAAAIRRELLREGQVFFVHNRVSSINRMAAQLAELVPEARVAVAHGQMAESQLEQVMVDFWERKFDVLVSTTIIETGLDIANANTLIIDRADRYGLSQLHQLRGRVGRGRERGYAYFLYDADKPLSETAQDRLETIAANNELGAGMQVALKDLEIRGAGNLLGGEQSGHIAGVGFDLYLRMIGEAVNAFRGDVAEGQTELRLELPVDAHIPEEYVESERLRLEAYQKLSTASSPTSSDGQIDSVLDELTDRYGEPPAPVLALIEVSRLRRMAQKTGLSEVVAMGTNLRVAAQELADSVQLRLQRLFPGARYFAQTKSVTVPMPRPNGEPLPDSELIAWVEQLLVAVYGAAPATASPAPDAA
- the pth gene encoding aminoacyl-tRNA hydrolase, giving the protein MDDTRWLVVGLGNPGSGYASTRHNVGQMVLALLADRMQSGFKTHKTQATVAEGRSFPGGPRFVLAKPTTFMNVSGPPVAALLRYYDLDVSRIIVVHDELDIPFDTLKIKRGGGHGGHNGLRDIIAATGSNDFTRVRVGIGRPPGRQNAADFVLQDFSSTERKTLPNLLDEAADAVEMIATDGLTAAQLKFHTAG
- a CDS encoding 50S ribosomal protein L25/general stress protein Ctc, which translates into the protein MADATDNKLSVEKRTSFGKGAARKIRAADKIPAVLYGHGTDPVHLTLPGHETMLITRRANSVLSLDIEGTHQLALVKDIQRDPVRQIIEHIDLIVVRAGERVEVEVPVHIEGESFAGTIHIVEANSLLLDVEATHIPERVVVSIEGLEDGAQIHAGAVELPRGAKLVNDPETLVVNVTLPRAEVAASDEEETAAEEATEAAEDESAE
- the gndA gene encoding NADP-dependent phosphogluconate dehydrogenase is translated as MAEHGTEAKANIGVVGLAVMGSNLARNLASREGNTVAVYNRSPERTDLLMKEHGDVGFIASKTIEDFAASLSKPRTAIIMVQAGKGTDAVIEQLSGLFEEGDIIVDGGNANFHDTIRREHDLREKGLNFVGTGISGGEEGALKGPSIMPGGSAQAWETLGPILKSIAAVAEGEPCVTHVGTDGAGHFVKMIHNGIEYADMQLIAESYDLLRRIGGHEPAAIAGVFEEWNKGALESYLIEITAEVLRQVDAKTGKPLVDVIVDEAGSKGTGVWTVQNSVGLGVPVGGIAEAVFARAVSSKPDQRAAVQKVVTSRPEIQESGDGFEDDVQKALYASKIVAYAQGFDAIIAGAKEYGWNIDKGAIAKIWRGGCIIRAQFLNRIVDAYENDASIATLLEDEYFAKAIADGEEAWRRIVAKAALSGIPVPGFSSALAYYDSLASERLPASLIQGQRDFFGAHTYKRIDSDKTFHTLWSDDRTEVEQDPSTH
- a CDS encoding 8-oxoguanine deaminase, whose translation is MSTRTVVEGAYVATVDPEGREFATGHLVVDDSRIVAVGAGAAPTWAVEGLADPATAVSSERRDAPVVTERVDARGHLLTPGLINTHHHLYQWLTRGIAQDSILFDWLVALYPTWARIDEDLVAAGAAASMAVLARSGCTTVADHHYVFPQGSGDILGGIVRSAGTVGVRLHGTRGSMDLGRSQGGLPPDFAVETTSAALEASAEAVAKYHDPSPDAKVQIAIAPCSPFSVTGDLLREAAVLGRQLGVRLHTHGSETIEEDAFCQERFGKTPTQYLEDLGWLGDDVWMAHSVHLDEHAIARFGATGTGTAHCPSSNARLAAGIAPIPQLLAAGAPVGLGVDGSASNESGQLGTEIRQAVLMNRLRAGADGFSVRDGLRIATIGGARVLGRQTDLGSLEVGKLADLALWRIDGVEFAGIADPVATLGLAAMPPLAGLWVGGERVVDEGSLTLADEQELAREAGRASAELLARV